From Fibrobacter sp. UWEL, a single genomic window includes:
- the ilvD gene encoding dihydroxy-acid dehydratase: MPKLRSLKTMEGREMAGARALWHATGTKVEDFGKPVICVVNSYTQFVPGHVHLKDVGQIVARAIEAAGGVAKEMSTIAVDDGIAMGHDGMLYSLPSRDLIADSTEYMANAHRADALVCISNCDKVTPGMLMAAMRLNIPAIFVSGGPMEAGHVTTKDGKDRALDLIDAMIDSADNSVSDEEVAAIEANACPTCGSCSGMFTANSMNSLTEALGLSLPGNGTIVATHSERKKLFEAAGKRIVELCHQYYDLNDESILPRSIATMDAFENAMRLDIAMGGSSNTVLHLLAVAQEAGVNFTMKDINRLSLNTPCICKVAPTVHNIHIEQVNRAGGIMGILGELDRMGLIHKNAKTVHAATMGDALEANDIIRGNASEEVKQRYLAGPGRKYNLVAFSQSTYYESLDTDRATGAIRDGEHAYTKDGGLAVLYGNLAQDGCIVKTAGVDESIWKFTGPAVVFESQEDAVNGILGDKVKAGDVVVIRYEGPKGGPGMQEMLYPTSYLKSRHLGKSCALLTDGRFSGGTSGLSIGHASPEAANKGNIGLVETGDVIEIDIPNRTINVQLTDDELAARRAAMEARGAKAWQPVSRDRVVSKALQAYAAMATSADKGAVRDLSLIGVK, from the coding sequence ATGCCGAAACTTCGTTCGTTGAAGACTATGGAAGGCCGCGAAATGGCCGGTGCACGTGCCCTTTGGCACGCAACAGGTACCAAGGTGGAAGACTTTGGCAAACCGGTGATTTGCGTTGTTAACAGCTATACCCAGTTTGTTCCGGGTCACGTTCATCTGAAGGACGTTGGCCAGATCGTTGCCCGCGCTATCGAAGCTGCAGGTGGTGTTGCCAAGGAAATGAGCACCATCGCTGTGGACGACGGTATCGCCATGGGTCACGACGGCATGCTTTATAGCCTCCCCTCTCGTGACCTCATTGCAGACTCTACCGAATACATGGCTAACGCACACCGCGCCGACGCCCTGGTCTGCATCTCCAACTGCGACAAGGTTACCCCGGGTATGCTCATGGCTGCAATGCGCCTGAACATTCCTGCAATCTTCGTTTCTGGCGGCCCCATGGAAGCTGGCCACGTCACCACCAAGGACGGCAAGGACCGTGCCCTTGACCTGATTGACGCCATGATCGATTCTGCCGACAACTCCGTCTCCGACGAAGAAGTTGCCGCTATCGAAGCTAACGCCTGTCCCACTTGCGGTTCCTGCTCCGGCATGTTCACTGCAAACTCCATGAACTCCTTGACCGAAGCTCTTGGCCTTTCTTTGCCGGGCAACGGCACCATCGTCGCCACCCACTCCGAACGTAAGAAGCTGTTCGAAGCTGCCGGTAAGCGCATCGTGGAACTCTGCCACCAGTACTATGATTTGAACGACGAAAGCATCCTGCCCCGTAGCATCGCTACCATGGACGCCTTCGAAAACGCAATGCGCCTGGACATCGCCATGGGCGGTTCCTCCAATACCGTGCTCCACCTGTTGGCTGTTGCACAGGAAGCTGGCGTCAACTTCACCATGAAGGACATCAACCGTCTTTCCCTGAACACTCCATGCATCTGTAAGGTTGCTCCCACCGTTCATAACATCCACATTGAACAGGTGAACCGCGCTGGCGGTATCATGGGCATCCTCGGTGAACTGGACCGCATGGGCCTCATCCACAAAAATGCAAAGACTGTTCACGCAGCAACCATGGGCGACGCTCTGGAAGCTAACGACATTATCCGCGGCAACGCTTCTGAAGAAGTGAAGCAGCGTTACCTGGCTGGTCCGGGCCGCAAGTACAACCTGGTTGCCTTCAGCCAGAGCACCTACTACGAATCTCTGGACACCGACCGCGCTACCGGCGCAATCCGCGATGGCGAACACGCTTACACCAAGGACGGCGGTCTCGCTGTTCTGTACGGTAACCTGGCTCAGGACGGCTGCATCGTGAAGACTGCAGGCGTTGACGAATCCATCTGGAAGTTCACTGGCCCCGCAGTCGTGTTCGAATCTCAGGAAGACGCCGTGAACGGCATCCTGGGCGACAAGGTTAAGGCTGGCGACGTTGTGGTGATCCGTTACGAAGGTCCTAAGGGTGGTCCGGGCATGCAGGAAATGCTGTACCCCACTTCTTACCTGAAGAGCCGTCATCTGGGCAAGAGCTGCGCTCTCCTCACCGACGGTCGTTTCTCTGGTGGTACCAGCGGTCTTTCCATTGGCCACGCTTCTCCGGAAGCTGCTAACAAGGGTAACATCGGCCTGGTGGAAACTGGCGACGTGATTGAAATCGATATCCCGAACCGCACCATCAACGTGCAGCTCACCGACGACGAACTGGCAGCACGCCGTGCCGCTATGGAAGCTCGTGGTGCTAAGGCATGGCAGCCCGTTAGCCGCGACCGCGTGGTTTCCAAGGCTTTGCAGGCTTACGCTGCAATGGCTACCTCTGCTGACAAGGGCGCAGTTCGCGACCTGAGCCTCATTGGCGTAAAGTAA
- a CDS encoding HD domain-containing phosphohydrolase — protein sequence MMSENGTVPSVYFQIFSTILDKDRLTPVWKTIESVFPEAVWFGHSTSGNIVDCDVAPEISVAATVFEKSTSQFELLQYDLKKLSVEQIASDLVTRANGQPWVKALEMYHTIADFSTTNFCKGMNPLRPDIQMFGGIVCSTDLSSSDSCVFSSVGGFSKSGLLVMLFGGEDFYVESFKISGWKPIGRNFHVTRASGRTLYEMGGVPAYEIYRKYLNINNDEHFFENALEFPVLYEHNGTTIVRAPAASNPDGSLTMSSDVEVGSIIRLSYGEPQTIVDSIRQESDRIKSFNPDTLHIFSCAARKAFWASQEPTYEIYPFKNIAGCTGFFSHGEFLREKGHLNQHNITLVIAAMREGYGKGLQASAYQKQDNTVTKLPLAARMATFIRETSFELEEINSKLQVYNQQLKGIASTDSLTGLENRLSFDNLLKKIDSDRNPSDWVMLMIDVNGLKYTNDTFGHLAGDALIVAAAQTITDAFGASGHCFRIGGDEFVVLADAGLDKMYKLQCNLKKGIEEYNKTALYHLSVAVGESRLKNEFGARKSISDWKMDADLNMYRDKSATHHARETGDNQNLRELVSCLISIEEAKDAYTAHHSDRVQALSILFAKKLGLSDSTVKLITDAAILHDIGKVGISDAILGKPGKLTDEEFAVIKQHPVIGAKILMQSNYTQELVNVVMHHHERFDGRGYPEGLSGEDIPLGARIIAVADSIDAMTSRRCYRDAMSLDFCREEIEKNLGKMYDPAIGKMVLDMWGDVADELLRLLSGASKQH from the coding sequence ATGATGTCTGAAAATGGGACCGTTCCTTCCGTATATTTTCAGATTTTTTCAACAATCCTTGATAAGGATCGGCTGACGCCCGTATGGAAAACCATTGAAAGTGTTTTTCCCGAGGCGGTCTGGTTTGGACATTCCACCAGCGGTAACATTGTGGACTGCGATGTGGCTCCCGAAATTTCCGTGGCTGCCACAGTTTTTGAAAAAAGTACTTCCCAGTTCGAGTTGCTGCAGTATGATCTGAAAAAACTCAGTGTGGAACAAATTGCATCTGATCTGGTGACCCGCGCCAATGGACAGCCCTGGGTGAAGGCCCTGGAAATGTACCATACCATTGCTGACTTTTCCACGACAAACTTTTGCAAGGGGATGAACCCTCTCCGTCCGGACATCCAGATGTTTGGCGGCATTGTCTGCTCCACGGATCTCTCCAGTTCCGATTCCTGCGTATTCTCTTCTGTGGGAGGCTTTTCCAAAAGTGGACTTCTGGTGATGCTTTTCGGTGGCGAAGATTTCTATGTGGAGTCCTTTAAGATTAGCGGATGGAAGCCCATTGGTCGAAACTTCCATGTGACAAGGGCCTCCGGGCGAACCCTGTATGAAATGGGTGGTGTCCCTGCTTATGAAATTTACCGCAAGTATCTGAATATCAATAACGATGAACACTTCTTTGAGAATGCTCTGGAATTTCCTGTTCTTTATGAACATAATGGAACTACCATCGTTCGAGCTCCTGCAGCCAGCAATCCCGATGGATCCTTGACCATGAGTTCCGACGTGGAAGTGGGCTCTATCATCAGACTCTCTTACGGTGAACCTCAGACTATTGTGGATTCCATTCGTCAGGAAAGTGACCGTATCAAGTCCTTTAATCCGGATACACTGCACATTTTCTCCTGCGCTGCCCGTAAGGCTTTCTGGGCGAGCCAGGAACCGACCTATGAAATATATCCCTTCAAGAATATTGCCGGCTGTACAGGCTTCTTCTCTCATGGTGAATTCCTGAGAGAAAAGGGACACTTGAATCAGCACAATATTACGCTAGTGATTGCGGCCATGCGCGAAGGCTACGGGAAGGGCCTGCAGGCTTCCGCCTACCAGAAGCAGGATAATACCGTGACCAAGCTGCCCTTGGCCGCCCGAATGGCAACCTTTATTCGAGAGACCTCTTTCGAATTGGAAGAAATTAACAGCAAGCTTCAGGTGTATAACCAGCAGCTGAAGGGAATTGCATCTACAGATTCCCTGACCGGGCTAGAAAATAGATTGTCCTTCGATAATCTGCTGAAAAAGATTGATTCTGATCGTAATCCGTCTGACTGGGTCATGCTCATGATAGACGTGAACGGCTTGAAGTACACCAACGATACTTTCGGTCATCTGGCAGGCGATGCCTTGATTGTGGCTGCCGCCCAGACCATTACAGATGCCTTTGGGGCCTCTGGACATTGTTTCCGTATTGGGGGCGATGAATTTGTAGTTCTTGCCGATGCCGGATTGGATAAGATGTACAAGCTTCAATGCAATTTGAAGAAGGGCATTGAGGAATACAACAAGACAGCCTTGTATCACTTGTCTGTGGCCGTAGGCGAAAGCCGATTGAAGAATGAATTTGGTGCTCGCAAGTCCATCAGTGACTGGAAAATGGATGCGGACTTGAATATGTATCGCGATAAGTCCGCGACTCATCATGCACGAGAAACCGGGGATAATCAAAACCTGAGGGAATTGGTATCCTGCTTGATTTCTATCGAAGAAGCAAAGGACGCTTACACCGCCCATCATTCGGACCGTGTGCAGGCGCTTTCCATCTTGTTCGCGAAGAAGCTTGGACTTTCCGATAGTACGGTTAAGCTGATTACAGATGCCGCCATCCTTCACGATATTGGCAAGGTGGGAATTAGCGATGCCATTCTTGGTAAGCCGGGCAAACTGACGGATGAGGAATTTGCTGTCATTAAGCAGCATCCTGTGATCGGTGCGAAAATCTTGATGCAGTCCAACTATACCCAGGAACTGGTGAACGTTGTGATGCATCATCATGAACGTTTCGATGGCCGCGGTTATCCGGAAGGATTGTCGGGCGAGGATATTCCTCTGGGCGCCCGCATTATTGCGGTGGCGGATTCCATTGACGCCATGACAAGTCGCCGCTGTTATCGTGACGCCATGTCCCTAGACTTCTGCCGTGAGGAAATCGAGAAGAATCTAGGCAAGATGTATGATCCTGCAATTGGCAAGATGGTGCTGGACATGTGGGGTGATGTGGCTGATGAACTGTTGCGACTCTTAAGCGGAGCCAGCAAGCAACATTAA
- a CDS encoding MauE/DoxX family redox-associated membrane protein, giving the protein MEKFTKKTACSLVLLLIASVLVAFGVAEISFPETFLTVTDKDWLIDLWPKAYRYNVHVGVGAIIIASGLCVPAYKLHKDFAVRALETLFRVGIGGMFIFASIFKIQDPHQFATLVAQYQFFSALHLDFVNNFFALVYPQFELWFGLAMIVTPFVKESAFAIFWMFVSFIIALSWALGNDLGITCGCFELEDGDAHDKAEAWTSLIRDLILIWPTLWLALRKNKSLIKVWTEKK; this is encoded by the coding sequence ATGGAAAAGTTTACGAAAAAGACTGCATGCTCCTTGGTATTACTGCTCATTGCATCCGTCCTGGTTGCTTTTGGCGTTGCTGAAATTTCCTTCCCGGAAACCTTCCTGACCGTAACGGACAAGGACTGGCTTATCGACTTGTGGCCCAAGGCATACCGCTACAACGTACACGTAGGTGTTGGCGCCATCATCATCGCCTCAGGTCTTTGCGTTCCCGCCTACAAGCTTCATAAGGATTTCGCTGTTCGCGCTCTCGAGACCTTGTTCCGCGTGGGCATCGGCGGCATGTTCATCTTCGCAAGTATTTTCAAGATCCAGGATCCCCATCAGTTTGCAACTCTGGTGGCACAGTACCAGTTCTTCTCTGCGCTGCACCTGGATTTCGTCAACAACTTTTTCGCCCTGGTGTACCCGCAGTTTGAACTGTGGTTCGGTCTGGCAATGATCGTTACTCCCTTCGTGAAGGAGAGTGCATTTGCCATTTTCTGGATGTTCGTGAGCTTTATTATCGCGCTGTCTTGGGCATTGGGCAACGACCTGGGGATTACCTGCGGTTGCTTCGAACTGGAAGACGGCGACGCTCACGACAAGGCAGAAGCCTGGACCAGCCTGATCCGCGACCTGATTCTCATCTGGCCTACCCTGTGGCTCGCCCTGCGCAAGAACAAGAGCCTCATCAAGGTCTGGACGGAAAAGAAATAG
- a CDS encoding GIY-YIG nuclease family protein yields MQKKSYTYILFNKKNGSLYVGVTSDLKNRVTQHKEKVFEGFTKKYGIDKLGYYEEHTDIRFAIEREKSLKNLLRRKKIELIHSMNPEWQDLYYQL; encoded by the coding sequence ATGCAGAAAAAATCATATACGTACATTTTATTCAATAAGAAAAATGGATCCCTTTATGTAGGGGTAACTAGTGATTTAAAGAATAGGGTTACGCAGCATAAGGAAAAGGTGTTTGAAGGATTTACGAAAAAATACGGTATAGACAAGCTGGGTTATTATGAAGAACATACTGACATTCGCTTTGCGATAGAACGGGAAAAATCCTTGAAGAATCTTCTCAGAAGAAAGAAGATAGAATTGATTCATTCCATGAATCCAGAATGGCAGGATCTTTACTATCAGCTATAA
- a CDS encoding glycosyltransferase, whose product MKKILFVCDKNECTSFGRLTLNLIKAVTPEFEAHVLWLKTPKFFPDAEKSAQGAASVVSPDSYTSHEVWGKSLYTGFFSFRSPLKKVVKDVQPDVVFFIRPELGFLVPVAKSALKSCKNNGRTVMFVHDTFAETLYPTSPKFILLNLFYIRSCVSASTFVYNSGWTREEAAKHFGPKMSNAPGTVIGCPIDSELFNKPEVAITAEDKKAFRRKKGMRNFTGMCVNVSLDEPRKNIDTYFETARLRPDVAFVRVGKLSERLREIINVKKLYNVFHFERLNADELRDLYRHADLMVYPSLLEGFGLPPIEAIACGTPALCAATSAVKENLDGVAPLIDPPTDAEAYAKVIDRVISGENVLNEEKAAELLLHCSMKSFKERVLNALS is encoded by the coding sequence GTGAAGAAAATCCTTTTTGTTTGCGATAAGAATGAGTGTACCAGCTTTGGTCGCCTGACCTTGAACTTGATCAAGGCCGTAACTCCCGAGTTCGAGGCCCATGTGCTGTGGCTTAAGACCCCGAAGTTCTTCCCGGATGCGGAAAAATCTGCCCAGGGTGCCGCCTCGGTGGTTTCGCCCGATTCCTATACCTCTCACGAAGTGTGGGGCAAGTCCCTCTACACGGGCTTTTTCTCCTTCCGCAGCCCCCTGAAGAAGGTGGTGAAGGACGTGCAGCCGGATGTGGTTTTCTTCATTCGACCGGAATTGGGCTTTCTGGTGCCGGTGGCAAAATCCGCCTTGAAATCCTGCAAGAACAACGGCCGCACGGTGATGTTCGTTCACGATACCTTTGCGGAAACCTTGTACCCTACCAGTCCCAAGTTCATTCTGCTTAATTTGTTCTATATCCGCAGTTGCGTATCCGCCAGTACTTTTGTGTATAACTCCGGATGGACTCGTGAAGAGGCTGCAAAACATTTCGGTCCCAAGATGTCCAACGCTCCTGGTACCGTCATTGGCTGCCCCATCGATAGTGAACTGTTCAATAAGCCAGAAGTGGCAATCACCGCCGAGGATAAGAAAGCGTTCCGTCGCAAGAAGGGCATGCGGAACTTTACGGGCATGTGCGTCAACGTAAGTCTGGATGAACCTCGAAAGAATATCGACACGTACTTTGAAACCGCAAGACTGCGCCCGGATGTGGCTTTTGTCCGTGTGGGTAAGCTTTCGGAACGTCTCCGGGAAATCATCAACGTGAAGAAACTTTACAACGTGTTCCACTTTGAACGTCTGAACGCCGATGAATTGCGGGACCTTTACCGCCATGCCGACTTGATGGTTTATCCCTCCTTGCTGGAAGGCTTCGGTTTGCCTCCCATAGAGGCAATTGCCTGCGGCACTCCCGCGCTTTGCGCAGCAACCTCCGCTGTCAAGGAAAATCTGGATGGGGTCGCCCCCCTCATTGATCCGCCTACAGACGCAGAAGCCTACGCCAAGGTCATTGACCGCGTCATCTCCGGCGAGAACGTCCTAAACGAAGAAAAAGCAGCGGAACTCCTGCTCCACTGCTCGATGAAATCCTTTAAGGAACGCGTATTAAACGCTTTGTCCTAA
- a CDS encoding glycosyltransferase, whose translation MNKHLYFYSDAPEWGGQEILAARIANILAQSYQVHFFFAAEKFDRELSPSVERIPLPFHSQGPFPIVRDRLSRKAGKARRILQKHGAGSDHFKQLIICPGNIERCIPAVVAARKLKLEIISYYPMAFTQKESLATLGSLRDKLALRVYPKISKWIVNTPYQERLLRRFIQPETVVFQLPNPLTYQEDLPPKKPKILKQVATIGRLYFGQKGQEIIPEIASLLKDKTDVRFHIIGQGPDADKLKELAQSKNVSDRMIFTSWATKNEVQNQLAHQTDILLIPSKFESGPMVLFEALQCGIPVLAANEEYIQDYKLPEWMTYQPGNAQDAAQKILDMASSWNLEQLEQVRKYLFTGRRDNEFQQQVLDIFAQI comes from the coding sequence ATGAACAAGCACCTCTACTTTTACAGCGATGCGCCAGAATGGGGCGGCCAGGAAATTCTCGCAGCCCGCATTGCCAATATCCTGGCACAAAGCTATCAGGTGCATTTTTTCTTTGCCGCAGAGAAGTTCGATCGTGAACTGAGCCCCAGCGTGGAGCGCATTCCCCTTCCCTTCCATTCCCAAGGGCCCTTCCCTATTGTGAGGGATCGACTTTCCCGAAAGGCGGGAAAAGCCAGAAGAATCTTGCAGAAACATGGAGCAGGAAGCGATCACTTTAAGCAGCTGATTATCTGTCCGGGAAACATAGAGCGGTGTATTCCTGCGGTGGTGGCAGCCCGAAAGCTTAAGCTGGAAATTATTTCCTACTACCCCATGGCCTTTACCCAGAAGGAATCCCTGGCTACCCTAGGTTCCCTGAGGGACAAGTTGGCTTTGAGAGTCTACCCGAAGATTTCCAAGTGGATTGTGAATACGCCCTACCAGGAACGACTTCTTCGCAGGTTTATCCAGCCGGAAACGGTTGTATTCCAGTTACCCAACCCGCTGACCTACCAGGAAGATCTTCCCCCGAAAAAGCCCAAGATCTTGAAACAGGTGGCCACCATCGGTAGACTTTACTTCGGGCAGAAAGGCCAGGAGATTATTCCCGAAATAGCAAGTCTCCTGAAAGACAAGACCGACGTTCGATTCCATATTATCGGTCAAGGTCCCGATGCAGACAAACTAAAAGAACTAGCCCAGAGCAAGAACGTTTCCGACCGTATGATATTCACCAGCTGGGCTACAAAAAACGAAGTTCAAAACCAGCTGGCCCACCAGACCGACATTCTGCTTATTCCCTCCAAGTTCGAAAGCGGCCCCATGGTTCTATTCGAAGCATTGCAGTGCGGCATTCCCGTCCTTGCGGCCAACGAGGAATACATCCAGGATTACAAGCTTCCGGAATGGATGACCTACCAGCCAGGCAATGCCCAGGACGCCGCCCAGAAGATTTTGGATATGGCCAGTTCCTGGAACCTGGAGCAGCTGGAACAGGTACGCAAGTATTTATTTACAGGCCGTAGGGACAACGAGTTCCAACAGCAGGTTTTGGACATCTTCGCCCAGATCTAA
- a CDS encoding glycosyltransferase has translation MNSVHVVLCTYNGERFLKEMLQSIACQTVPSKSVTILDDASSDNTCSIVESFAEVLPLHFYKNTSNTGHRAAFSKALEYASQFVEPGDYIALADQDDIWEPNKNELLLKGICESALAFGDAQIIDGEGKKTADSWRALAHISKDTNINRQVAGINNVTGMISLFKAELLQDILPIPEGVTVHDRWIAMMAVKNGGIKAIDQVVAKYRIHGNNAVGGVATPCMSKTLATAISWNETILDNASRLKLTDAEISFAKKHLAWTKRKMNCATALRDLPWVIANRDNLFLKTSPATRLKQVLFSAFGLPLAKKLFGKS, from the coding sequence ATGAATTCTGTACACGTAGTCCTATGTACTTATAATGGCGAGCGCTTTCTCAAAGAAATGCTCCAGTCCATTGCGTGTCAGACCGTTCCCTCCAAATCTGTCACGATTTTGGATGACGCCTCCTCCGACAACACCTGCAGTATTGTGGAGAGTTTCGCAGAAGTTCTTCCCCTGCACTTTTATAAAAACACAAGCAATACTGGCCATCGGGCTGCATTTTCAAAAGCACTTGAATACGCCAGCCAGTTTGTGGAACCGGGAGACTACATCGCCCTGGCCGATCAGGACGACATCTGGGAACCGAATAAGAACGAATTGTTGCTGAAAGGCATCTGTGAAAGCGCCCTGGCATTTGGCGACGCTCAGATTATTGACGGAGAAGGCAAGAAAACCGCCGACTCCTGGCGAGCTCTAGCCCATATTAGCAAGGACACCAACATCAATCGACAGGTGGCAGGCATCAACAATGTGACCGGTATGATTTCCCTGTTCAAGGCGGAATTGCTCCAGGACATCCTCCCCATTCCTGAAGGTGTCACAGTACACGATCGCTGGATCGCCATGATGGCAGTCAAGAATGGTGGCATAAAAGCCATTGACCAGGTGGTCGCCAAATATCGCATTCACGGAAACAATGCCGTTGGCGGAGTGGCAACGCCCTGCATGAGCAAAACTCTGGCCACAGCCATTTCCTGGAATGAAACCATCCTAGATAACGCCAGCCGATTGAAGCTGACGGACGCAGAAATCTCCTTTGCGAAAAAACACTTGGCCTGGACCAAACGAAAAATGAATTGCGCAACAGCCCTCCGAGACTTGCCCTGGGTCATCGCCAATCGAGACAATCTTTTCTTAAAGACTTCCCCCGCTACACGGTTGAAGCAAGTACTTTTTAGTGCCTTTGGACTACCTCTGGCCAAGAAACTTTTTGGGAAGTCCTAA
- a CDS encoding glycosyltransferase family 2 protein: MEKKTAIILVTYNGWALTEACLKDLSGLTDGPFVVAVADNGSSDGTVEKIRQQFPWVHVYPQAGNLGFGAANNGAIRGLIADGIEFDAVCLLNNDTRFDACAIVKLREDLDKAGGVVAPTTLNADGSRQNNFFAGLGPDGIGSLQFFLNAFRGEGGAARVLEGTPQPVTIEAIEQASSENCAEDASENSATLLETRWTSAVCWILSRKLWEAAGGFDEKIFMYYEDGDLALRLRALGARFFISQESVITHLGGGSASNSLSRALQHDRSQQYVFRKHFGIRGLLLSKAFRITRSLVRMGSVLPRCFVGANAKQKREYFRHHFALLKEALS; the protein is encoded by the coding sequence ATGGAAAAGAAGACCGCCATTATTCTGGTCACCTACAACGGGTGGGCTCTAACAGAAGCCTGCCTGAAAGATTTATCCGGATTGACTGATGGTCCGTTCGTCGTGGCCGTCGCAGATAATGGCAGTTCGGACGGAACTGTAGAAAAAATCCGCCAGCAGTTCCCTTGGGTTCACGTTTACCCGCAGGCAGGGAACCTGGGGTTTGGCGCGGCCAACAACGGCGCTATTCGCGGGCTCATTGCGGACGGAATCGAATTTGACGCAGTCTGCCTCCTGAATAACGACACCCGTTTTGATGCATGCGCCATCGTGAAATTGCGTGAAGATCTTGATAAAGCGGGCGGAGTCGTAGCCCCCACCACCTTAAATGCGGATGGCAGCAGGCAAAACAATTTCTTCGCAGGTCTTGGTCCCGATGGTATCGGCTCCCTGCAGTTTTTCCTCAACGCTTTCCGCGGGGAAGGCGGTGCAGCCAGAGTCCTGGAAGGAACGCCCCAGCCCGTTACCATCGAGGCAATCGAGCAGGCTTCTTCAGAGAACTGCGCAGAAGATGCCAGCGAGAACAGCGCCACGCTTCTGGAAACCCGCTGGACCAGTGCCGTCTGCTGGATCCTTTCCCGCAAACTTTGGGAAGCCGCCGGCGGTTTCGACGAAAAGATCTTTATGTACTACGAAGATGGGGACTTGGCCTTACGTCTCCGTGCATTGGGCGCCCGCTTCTTCATTAGCCAGGAAAGTGTCATCACCCACTTGGGCGGCGGTTCCGCAAGCAACAGCCTGAGCCGCGCTTTACAGCATGACCGTTCCCAGCAATATGTATTCCGCAAGCACTTCGGCATCCGCGGTCTTCTGCTTTCAAAAGCCTTCCGCATTACCCGCAGTCTTGTCCGTATGGGAAGTGTCCTGCCCCGCTGTTTCGTGGGGGCAAACGCCAAACAGAAACGGGAATACTTCCGCCATCATTTCGCCTTGTTGAAGGAGGCTCTCTCATGA